The Branchiostoma lanceolatum isolate klBraLanc5 chromosome 12, klBraLanc5.hap2, whole genome shotgun sequence DNA segment TCGTACGCCCAATCCGCCGGAACCAGTCTTCACATGCAGTGGGTGGACAAGCCCAATATCACCTAGGGTTAGCAACCCATTCGTTCCCCTCACCAAGTTTAGCCGGCCAATCGAAGCCGTTGCCCGGGGTGTGGCCACTGTTGCATGCAAACAGTTTCTTGGAGCCATTGGTGAGAGTTGAGTGACAGATGGGGCCCAATTACGGGTGAACTACTCTACAGATCTAGTCTACAGAGCACGACTGTCCATGCGTAAGAGGTGCTTACCCCTATCTGCCACCCTACACCCCTGTTTAATTGTTTTGGGTGGGAAATTCGGATTTAAACATTACAATGCCGCGATTTACGGTGTCGGAGGTTCATGACGAGCTACATGTTTTCACGCATGCTTCTGATCCTGATTTCCCTGATTCTGGCGGAGAATATGACGAAAGTAGCGGGAGTGACTATGAGGTGCAGCAAGTTAGACCTTCTCCACGAGGCACGAGAAGTGCACAGGGGCCGGAGAGTAGATTCCGGAGAAGATGTCACAGATCGCGGCCGTGGTCATGCAAGAGGCCGTGGACGAGGAGTGCTGGGAGGAGGCCGGGGACGTGCGACGCGCGGCCGAGGGGGGCGTGGTCGTGGTCGCGGCCGAGGAACACGCGGACGCGGCGGCACGCGCCCGACAACAAGTGGGCGTGATGACGCGGGTCCCTCAACAAGTGGGCGTGATGCCCCCGGTCCCTCAACAAGTGGGGATGCTTCTGAGCCACTCAAACCAACGTCAAGCTGCAGTATTAGACCTTAGACTTGAAGATAAAAAATGGCAGGAAGTGGATAGTGACACTGTGCCACAGACCCCACATGCGTTCACTGTACAAAGGGGATTCACTGACCAAGTAAGTTTATAGTCGCTCTTACAGTACTTTGTTTTTTAGTCAAATCAATTTGGTGTTGGGAATTTTTTCAGATTGTCTTTGATTACCTTTTCATTGCTTTCTGGTTGCATTTGTATCAACACTATCTTGCACATTACTGaactaaaaaaacatgtagGTTTAGGGAATGGTGTCATTCCGAGGTAACGTTCATTTCCGCACCTATAACCCTGACAAGCCAGACAAGTATGGGCTGAAGGCTAATGAATTGTGTGACTCGAGTAATTCATATTGCTGTCAATTTGAGCTTGATGGTGGGAAAGGGAAAGAGCCTTCGGCGAAGGGGTTGACACACGACCTCGTCACCCGGCTGATGGCTCCGTACCTTGCGAAGGGACACACACTGTACTGTGACAATTATTACACTTCGCCACAACTGTTCCTTGATCTGAGCGATGCAGGTACCAATGCCTGTGGAACGGTGCGAAACCGCAAAGGGCTGCCTCAGGTTATCAAAGAGGCAAAGTTGACAACGCCCAAAGAGAGGATCTGCATGAAGACCGGGCCcctccttttttttttgctctcaAGTAGAAAGACAGGAGGGGTGTGAAGATGTTGTCCACCGCCCACAGTGCAAAGTTCGTTGGCACAGGTAAACGGAACCGGGACCAGGTGGAGATCACCAAACCTGAGTGCATTCACCTGTACAACAAGTACATGGGGGCAGTGGATACATCGGATCAGATGGTGGCGTATCTTAGTTTCAGAAGGCGTACCCTCAAGTGGTGGAAGAAAGCTTTCTTCCACATCTTCAGTCTCGCTATTCTGAACGCCTTCATCTTGTACAAAGAGCATCACAGGCAAACAAGACGCCAAAACAACTCAGGTGAAGACGAGTCAAGCCTAGCCGAGTCAAGCCAAGACGAGTCAATCCAAGATGAGTCAAGCCAAGACGAGTCAAGCCAAGACGA contains these protein-coding regions:
- the LOC136446407 gene encoding LOW QUALITY PROTEIN: uncharacterized protein (The sequence of the model RefSeq protein was modified relative to this genomic sequence to represent the inferred CDS: deleted 2 bases in 1 codon; substituted 1 base at 1 genomic stop codon), coding for MSQIAAVVMQEAVDEECWEEAGDVRRAAEGGVVVVAAEEHADAAARARQQVGVMTRVPQQVGVMPPVPQQGMVSFRGNVHFRTYNPDKPDKYGLKANELCDSSNSYCCQFELDGGKGKEPSAKGLTHDLVTRLMAPYLAKGHTLYCDNYYTSPQLFLDLSDAGTNACGTVRNRKGLPQVIKEAKLTTPKERICMKTGPLFFFALKXKDRRGVKMLSTAHSAKFVGTGKRNRDQVEITKPECIHLYNKYMGAVDTSDQMVAYLSFRRRTLKWWKKAFFHIFSLAILNAFILYKEHHRQTRRQNNSGEDESSLAESSQDESIQDESSQDESSQDESIQDESIQDNSSQDKSKKGPMLHRAFRNGLAGGDAGSKAWWGTQEGVTGTQGGMTGTQEGVTGTQDGVAGTQEDVTGTQDGVAGTQEDVAGTQDGVAGTQDGVAGWDSGRNPAGVTEPGCQTVGHIASKCTNNIVCNHCHKEGQFACRCPTSYASKLQLDNKWTSGQELEAGGSNPQAASPAQLTPTMPLALTDQTKAHRESITVIFFCPKGDEALKKLEDPWRKTLGQQGVEALPEFQSAGRFTWSKSDSGTQRLIRTQVMQLPPCYKPGDKAFNEALPKEAEDIISFAVETSVLPKKPNMDALSYILHSPVF